The genomic segment AACTGGCAACTATTGAAGGAAGCGTGATGTTCAATGCGTCGTCGTTACAGAGTTTTGAGTTTCCGGTTCTGACTACTGTAGGTCAGGATCTGAATCTTCAAGGACTCAATGAAGAGAACACAGCAGCCGGTTCGATTGCGTCTTTGGAAATACCGGAACTGACAAGTGTCGGAGGGGTCTTGTCCGTAAACAATCTTGCCAAGCTGACTTCCATGAGCTTCCTTAAGCTGAAAGAGACCGGTGGCCTTGATTTCCATACCGTCCCCGTGATGTTGGAAACCATCAACCTTCCGGAAATCGAAACAGTAAACGGAAGTATTATTATGGAAGCCAATATGGAAGCTCCTCCTACCGGTAGTTTTGTTCCCCAACGAAATGACGTGCTTCAGGCTTTCGGTGGAATGGACAAACTGACAACGATAAAGGGACAGATAAAGATAAAGAATTTCACGGCACTCAAACAACTTCCCGACTGGAGCAAGATCACCACACTTGGAAGCATCACGCTGGATTATCTTGAAGATGTGAGCGGAACACTGCTGTTGCCGAACGCCCGATTTGAAACCTTCGGAGAAACAGCGCCCCAGATTGAAATTATAAACAAGGTGCAGCTCTCCAAAATTGAAACAGCCGAAGATTTGTCAAATGTAAATTTTGTCATCACCAGTCTCACGAATAATAAGTTCCCTGAAATCACGTTCAAGAATATCAAAGACTTCACTTGTAAGCCAACCACCAACAATACCGATTATACCATATCGACAATTCAACATGTATATGGAAATCTAAATGTGACAGGCCAAATGCGAAGCAATGCCAAATTTCCCGACTTGGAAATCATAGATGGATATGGATATATCCAAATACCCATGTTTGCTTCAATCACAATGCCAGTCTTGAAAGAAGTGGGAGGACAGTTCTATTTATCTGGAAATTTTACCAGTTGTAACTTGCCCTTACTATCCAAAGTTTGTTGTTCAGCTTCTCCTGTATATTATAAAGAGGGAGAGGGTTCGTTAGCAATATCTTTACAAAGTAAATCGCTGGATATTCCGGAATTGCTTCACGTAGGAGGTGAAGGGGTGTTCGTTAATAAAGCAACAGGCATTACTTGTGATAAATTACAGACTATAGATGGTACGCTACAGATAAAAAGTGCGACTTCTCTTTCTCAGGAAACACTTTCCATGGAGAAGTTGGAGACCTTGCATGGGGTTGTTTTTGACGGTTTGACGAAATTTACCGACTACACTTTCTTCGGCAAGTTTATAGAAAACGGAATGATTACGGGGGAAAGTTGGAGCGTGACGAAATGTGGGTATAACCCAACCTTCCAAAATATGAAGGACAAACAATATACGCAGCAGGATTAAACCTTATACCTTAACCAGAGTACCCGTAATGATTCGGGTACTCTTTTTTATCCGAATGACAATGAGCAGAACAATACAACGGATTTGCCTTTTTCTTTTCTGCCTGCCAGTTTTCGGCAGTTGCATGAAATGGGATTACGGAGAGATGGAAGATTTCTCTGTATCGGCCTCTGGTCTTTTCATTACCAACGAGGGGAATTTCCAGTACAGCAATGCCACGCTTTCCTACTACGATCCCGCCACGTGCGAAGTGGAGAATGAAGTGTTTTACCGTGCCAACGGGTTCAAGTTGGGCGATGTGGCCCAGTCTATGGTTATCCGGGACGGTATAGGCTGGATCGTGGTGAACAACTCGCATGTGATTTTCGCCATCGACATCAATACTTTCAAGGAAGTGGGCCGTATCACAGGTTTCACCTCACCCCGGTATATCCATTTTCTGTCGGATGAGAAAGCCTATGTGACGCAGATATGGGACTACCGTATCTTCATCATCAACCCCAAGACATACGAGATTACCGGCTATATCGAATGTCCAGACATGGACATGGAATCGGGTTCCACCGAACAAATGGTACAATACGGCAAGTACGTCTATGTGAACTGCTGGTCGTACCAGAACCGCATCCTGAAAATCGACACGGAGACGGACAAGGTCGTGGACGAACTGACCATCGGCATACAACCTACTTCGCTGGTCATGGACAAATACAACAAGATGTGGACCATCACGGATGGCGGTTACGAGGGCAGCCCATACGGTTACGAGGCACCGTCTCTCTATCGTATAGACGCCGAGACTTTCACCGTAGAGAAACAGTTCAAGTTTAAGCTGGGCGACTGGCCTTCGGAAGTCCAGCTCAACGGTACACGGGATACACTTTACTGGATCAACAACGATATTTGGCGAATGCCGGTGGAAGCCGACCGTGTTCCCGTCCGGCCTTTTCTGGAGTTTCGGGACACCAAATACTACGGCCTTACGGTCAATCCCAACAACGGGGAGGTATATGTGGCCGACGCTATTGATTACCAGCAACAAGGTATCGTGTATCGCTATTCGCCGCAAGGCAAGCTGATCGATGAATTTTACGTGGGAATCATTCCGGGAGCTTTCTGCTGGAAATAACGAGGAAGGAGGACAAAAATGAAAAGACATCTTATTCTATTGTTCGTGGGGGTAAGCCTGCCCTTTCTGCTTGCCGCCCAGCAGAAAAATTCCGTCAGCATTACCAAAAGGGTACTACGTATTCCGGAGGTTACGGTGGTGGGCAAACGACCTATGAAGGATATAGGCGTGCAACGAACCCGTTTCGATTCCATCGCCATGAAAGAGAACATCGCCTTGTCTATGGCCGATGTGCTGACATTCAACTCATCCGTTTTTGTCAAGAACTACGGACGCGCCACGTTATCCACCGTGGCTTTCCGGGGTACCTCTCCCTCGCATACCCAAGTGACGTGGAATGGTATGCGCATTAACAACCCGATGCTGGGCATGACGGATTTTTCCACCATCCCTTCTTACTTTATCGATGATGCCTCGCTGCTGCACGGAACGTCATCGGTAAACGAAACGGGCGGCGGCTTGGGTGGTCTGGTCAGGCTCTCCACTTCTCCGGCCAACCATGAAGGGTTCGGGTTGCAGTACGTGCAGGGAGTGGGGTCGTTCAGCACGTTCGACGAGTTTCTCCGCCTGACCTACGGTGACAAACACTGGCAGTCCTCCACCCGTGTGGTGTATTCCTCTTCCCCCAACGACTACAAATACCGAAACCGAGACAAGAAGGAAAACATCTATGACGAGGACAAGAACATCATCGGTTCCTATTACCCGACGGAACGCAACCGCAGCGGGGCTTATAAGGATCTGCACGTCTTGCAGGAAATTTATTATAACACGGGCGAAGGCGACAAGTTCGGGCTAAACGCCTGGTATATCAATTCCAACCGGGAACTGGCGATGCTCAGCACGGATTACGGGAACGACATGGACTTCGAGAACCGCCAAAGGGAGCAGACGTTTCGCGGCGTCCTCTCGTGGGATCGCGTGCGGGAGAAATGGAAGGTCGGTGTAAAAGGCGGCTATATACACACATGGATGGCCTATGATTACAAGCGGGACAAGGGAAACGGCGAAATGGCTTCGATGACCCGCTCACGCAGTAAGATTAACACGTTCTACGGAAGTGCGGACGGGGATTATGCTCCTTCAGAGAAATGGCTGTTCACGGCCGGTGTTTCCGTACACCAGCATTTGGTGGAAAGCGCGGACAAAAATATCATCTCGCAGGAAGGTAACAAGGCTGTTGTCGGGTATGACAAGGGACGTGTCGAGTTTTCCGGTTCCGTTTCTGCGAAATGGCGGCCTGTCGATCATTTTGCCGCCTCGCTTGTCCTTCGCGAGGATATGTTCGGTACGGAATGGGCCCCGGTTATCCCGGCTTTCTTCATCGACGGGGTACTGTCGAAAAAAGGCAATATCGTGGCGAAAGCATCCATCTCCCGGAACTACCGTTTTCCCACGCTGAACGACCTCTATTTTCTGCCGGGCGGTAATCCCGACCTGAAAAGCGAGCACGGCTTCACATACGACGTGGGGTTGTCGTTCTCGGTGGGGAAAGAAAATGTATATGCTTTGAGCGGTGGT from the Bacteroides eggerthii genome contains:
- a CDS encoding YncE family protein, which produces MIRVLFFIRMTMSRTIQRICLFLFCLPVFGSCMKWDYGEMEDFSVSASGLFITNEGNFQYSNATLSYYDPATCEVENEVFYRANGFKLGDVAQSMVIRDGIGWIVVNNSHVIFAIDINTFKEVGRITGFTSPRYIHFLSDEKAYVTQIWDYRIFIINPKTYEITGYIECPDMDMESGSTEQMVQYGKYVYVNCWSYQNRILKIDTETDKVVDELTIGIQPTSLVMDKYNKMWTITDGGYEGSPYGYEAPSLYRIDAETFTVEKQFKFKLGDWPSEVQLNGTRDTLYWINNDIWRMPVEADRVPVRPFLEFRDTKYYGLTVNPNNGEVYVADAIDYQQQGIVYRYSPQGKLIDEFYVGIIPGAFCWK
- a CDS encoding TonB-dependent receptor plug domain-containing protein, translating into MKRHLILLFVGVSLPFLLAAQQKNSVSITKRVLRIPEVTVVGKRPMKDIGVQRTRFDSIAMKENIALSMADVLTFNSSVFVKNYGRATLSTVAFRGTSPSHTQVTWNGMRINNPMLGMTDFSTIPSYFIDDASLLHGTSSVNETGGGLGGLVRLSTSPANHEGFGLQYVQGVGSFSTFDEFLRLTYGDKHWQSSTRVVYSSSPNDYKYRNRDKKENIYDEDKNIIGSYYPTERNRSGAYKDLHVLQEIYYNTGEGDKFGLNAWYINSNRELAMLSTDYGNDMDFENRQREQTFRGVLSWDRVREKWKVGVKGGYIHTWMAYDYKRDKGNGEMASMTRSRSKINTFYGSADGDYAPSEKWLFTAGVSVHQHLVESADKNIISQEGNKAVVGYDKGRVEFSGSVSAKWRPVDHFAASLVLREDMFGTEWAPVIPAFFIDGVLSKKGNIVAKASISRNYRFPTLNDLYFLPGGNPDLKSEHGFTYDVGLSFSVGKENVYALSGGINWFDSHIDDWIIWLPTTKGFFSPRNLKKVHAYGAETNAHLDIMLGKDWKLDMNGTFSWTPSINESEPMSPADQSVGKQLPYVPEFSATVTGRLSWRTWSLLYKWCYYSQRYTMSSNDYTLTGYLPPYFMNNVTLEKQLSFRWADLSLKGSINNLFDEEYLSVLSRPMPGINFEIFIGITPKFGKNKNSKR